In a genomic window of Deltaproteobacteria bacterium:
- a CDS encoding Lrp/AsnC family transcriptional regulator, whose product MIDSTDIQILNILQANGKITNAELARQIGMAPSGVLERVKKLEQKGIIQGYEVRLNPKALGISLSTFILIKTEDAVGSAEIGKQLAKIGEVQEVHWTAG is encoded by the coding sequence ATGATTGACAGCACAGACATTCAAATTTTGAATATCCTTCAAGCAAACGGCAAGATCACCAACGCCGAATTGGCCCGTCAGATCGGCATGGCGCCATCGGGCGTGCTGGAACGGGTCAAAAAGCTGGAGCAGAAAGGCATCATCCAGGGTTATGAAGTGCGTCTCAATCCCAAGGCCCTGGGCATTTCCCTGTCCACCTTCATCCTCATCAAAACCGAGGACGCCGTGGGCAGCGCCGAGATCGGCAAGCAATTGGCGAAAATCGGAGAGGTTCAGGAAGTGCACTGGACCGCCGG